A genomic region of Brevibacillus sp. JNUCC-41 contains the following coding sequences:
- a CDS encoding HD domain-containing protein, whose protein sequence is MFQEVAGIKIPDSILAKDARDILREHGNDLLWNHSNRVFLFGAVNGKKAKQNYDLELLYVSALFHDLGLTKKYISPDLRFEVDGANAARSFLQQYQIPDESIRLVWDAIALHTTPGVAEHKESEVALLFSGVGLDVMGDGFEQFPNDLREEIIKAFPRNNFKQEIIPAFYDGFKHKPETTFGNMKEDVIKHFRPEYKNKNFCQCILHSPWSE, encoded by the coding sequence ATGTTTCAAGAAGTAGCAGGTATTAAAATTCCGGATTCTATATTAGCAAAGGATGCACGAGATATTTTGAGAGAACACGGAAATGATTTATTATGGAACCATTCAAATCGTGTTTTTTTATTTGGTGCAGTCAACGGAAAAAAAGCGAAGCAGAATTATGATTTAGAATTGCTATATGTCAGTGCTTTATTCCACGATTTAGGCTTAACAAAAAAGTACATTAGTCCAGATTTACGGTTTGAAGTAGACGGTGCAAATGCAGCAAGAAGTTTTTTACAGCAGTATCAAATTCCAGATGAGTCGATTCGTCTTGTATGGGATGCTATTGCATTGCATACGACACCCGGTGTTGCAGAACATAAAGAGTCTGAAGTAGCACTACTCTTTTCAGGTGTTGGTTTAGATGTGATGGGAGATGGCTTTGAACAATTCCCTAACGACTTGCGTGAAGAAATTATAAAAGCTTTCCCTCGTAACAATTTCAAACAGGAAATTATTCCAGCGTTTTATGATGGCTTTAAGCATAAGCCAGAAACTACTTTTGGCAATATGAAAGAAGATGTTATTAAACATTTTAGACCGGAATATAAAAATAAGAATTTCTGTCAATGTATTTTACATTCACCATGGTCAGAATAA
- a CDS encoding LysR family transcriptional regulator has protein sequence MELRHLEYFLMVSKELHFTKAAEKLGISQPTLSHQIKMLEQEIGYPLFNRVGKKIELTQVGEIVQQEALNIQGSIQSMSSQIAAFTKLEIGELKIAVLPGEITDLVSTLCIQFNHLYPNIKVFIQTTDQVEKAVLENRADFGIGFHLNQYDLLQVTKLYDEEFYLISNQSNGEQRVSFSSVLDSPLILFPSMHQCRKILDKTSEQVGKQLEPIVETSSIESILNLVRSGVGRSVVSRTLYEFYNTEDIFFQHIEKPSLNGEVYLTMKKNCFINYAARKYIKLLVREIEKLHFHTDKDSITSLQSSIL, from the coding sequence ATCGAATTACGACATTTAGAATATTTTTTAATGGTGAGCAAAGAACTACATTTTACAAAAGCAGCTGAAAAATTAGGAATCTCGCAACCCACTTTAAGTCATCAAATTAAGATGCTCGAACAAGAAATAGGATATCCACTTTTTAACCGTGTTGGCAAGAAAATTGAGCTTACTCAGGTAGGAGAAATTGTGCAACAAGAAGCATTGAATATTCAAGGTTCCATACAAAGTATGTCCTCTCAAATTGCAGCATTTACGAAATTGGAAATCGGGGAATTGAAAATTGCTGTGTTACCAGGGGAAATAACTGATTTGGTATCTACTTTGTGTATTCAATTTAACCATTTATATCCGAACATTAAAGTGTTCATTCAAACTACTGATCAAGTGGAAAAGGCCGTTCTAGAAAATCGTGCTGATTTTGGTATTGGTTTTCATCTTAATCAATATGATCTGTTGCAAGTGACGAAGTTGTATGATGAAGAGTTTTACCTAATTAGTAATCAAAGTAATGGAGAGCAGAGGGTTTCATTTTCCTCTGTTTTAGATAGTCCTCTTATTTTATTTCCAAGTATGCATCAATGTAGAAAAATACTTGATAAGACTAGCGAGCAGGTTGGCAAACAATTAGAGCCTATTGTTGAAACGTCTAGTATTGAATCTATTTTGAATCTAGTTCGAAGTGGTGTTGGTCGTAGTGTTGTTTCGCGTACATTATATGAATTTTATAATACAGAGGATATATTTTTCCAACATATTGAAAAACCATCTTTAAATGGAGAAGTTTATCTTACAATGAAAAAGAATTGTTTTATTAATTATGCAGCACGTAAATATATTAAGTTATTAGTACGTGAAATCGAAAAGCTTCATTTTCATACAGATAAAGATTCGATTACTTCTTTGCAAAGTTCTATATTATAG
- a CDS encoding TetR/AcrR family transcriptional regulator yields the protein MAILTKEKIFSVTEEIIMRKGVQKTTLSDIAKELGVTHAAFYKHYKNKEDLLQQLALRWLKITSKELLEWEAPNGVSSAVALHDWLWLLATTKKNLYHDDKRMFRLYTDYLEGTQILVKDHLKLLAQKAESISGLKESGSAIITAFVYFHNPYFADRWDNEFYKETFEDVWELIANKLP from the coding sequence ATGGCAATACTTACAAAAGAGAAAATTTTTTCTGTTACAGAAGAAATCATAATGAGAAAGGGAGTACAAAAAACCACTCTTTCTGATATTGCAAAAGAACTTGGAGTTACTCATGCCGCATTTTATAAACATTACAAAAATAAAGAGGACCTATTGCAGCAACTTGCACTAAGGTGGTTAAAAATTACTTCAAAGGAATTATTAGAATGGGAAGCCCCAAACGGTGTAAGTTCTGCTGTTGCACTTCACGATTGGCTTTGGCTTCTGGCTACTACAAAGAAAAATCTTTATCATGATGATAAACGTATGTTTCGGTTATATACGGATTATTTAGAAGGTACTCAAATCCTCGTTAAAGATCACTTAAAACTATTAGCGCAAAAAGCAGAATCCATTAGTGGATTAAAAGAATCTGGCTCTGCTATTATTACAGCATTTGTATATTTCCATAATCCATACTTTGCAGACCGTTGGGATAATGAGTTTTATAAGGAGACTTTTGAAGATGTATGGGAGCTAATTGCTAACAAACTGCCTTAA
- a CDS encoding SDR family oxidoreductase — protein sequence MTKTTTETLDLRVALVTGGSGGIGQAIVKKLADNGFAVAVHYSGNKLRADTIVNEIVKQGGKAISIGGDVADEKVMQEAFDIIEEKFGGIDVVINTAGIMLLSSIAEMNLADLDKMHRTNIRGTFVISQQAARRVRKGGAIINFSTSVTRTQFPTYGAYVASKAAVESMTMILARELRGKDITVNAVAPGPTATPLFLDGKDEETIDNLSKATPLERLGTPEDIAETVIYLATSGRWINGQVIFSNGGLA from the coding sequence ATGACAAAAACAACTACTGAAACACTTGATTTGCGAGTTGCACTTGTTACAGGCGGTTCTGGCGGTATTGGACAAGCCATAGTAAAAAAATTAGCCGATAATGGATTTGCTGTTGCTGTACATTATTCTGGCAATAAGCTTAGAGCAGATACTATAGTGAATGAGATTGTAAAGCAAGGCGGAAAAGCAATTAGTATAGGTGGAGATGTTGCAGATGAAAAAGTTATGCAAGAAGCTTTCGATATAATTGAAGAAAAATTTGGTGGTATTGATGTCGTAATCAATACAGCAGGTATTATGTTACTCAGCTCTATCGCAGAGATGAACTTAGCTGATTTAGATAAAATGCACCGCACAAATATACGAGGAACTTTTGTAATATCCCAACAAGCGGCGCGACGTGTTCGCAAAGGTGGTGCAATTATCAATTTTTCTACTTCTGTTACACGCACGCAATTTCCAACATACGGTGCTTACGTAGCAAGTAAAGCGGCGGTTGAATCAATGACAATGATATTGGCTCGCGAATTGCGTGGTAAAGATATCACCGTTAATGCAGTGGCTCCAGGCCCAACTGCAACACCATTATTCTTAGATGGAAAAGATGAAGAAACAATCGATAATCTCTCTAAAGCAACACCACTTGAACGTTTAGGTACACCAGAAGATATTGCCGAAACAGTAATATATTTAGCAACTTCCGGACGTTGGATTAATGGACAGGTTATATTTTCAAATGGTGGCCTTGCATAG
- a CDS encoding SDR family oxidoreductase, translated as MNSEEKKVIVITGASSGFGALTARTLSRAGHIVYAGMRETDGRNAPQVKAVNDYASDHMVNIKGIEMDVNSQDSVDSAVRDILAEHNHIDVLIHNAGHMVVGPAEAFTPEQLADMYNINVLSTQRVNRSVLPNMRKRGQGLIIWVSSSSVKGGTPPYLAPYFAAKAGMESLAVSYAAELARFGIETSIVVPGSFTSGTNHFLNAGQPQDKHIQEEYDAKYSGLIDQISEKLAAISPEDADVSMVSDEIARIVSLPKGERPYRVHIDPADDGSEEVSIVADRIRTEFLTRVGLDDLLPKTSERAADIK; from the coding sequence ATGAATAGTGAAGAAAAAAAAGTCATAGTTATAACAGGAGCTTCAAGTGGATTTGGTGCTCTTACCGCTCGAACACTTTCAAGAGCTGGACATATTGTATATGCGGGTATGCGGGAAACAGATGGACGCAATGCTCCTCAAGTAAAAGCGGTTAACGATTATGCGTCCGATCATATGGTAAATATTAAAGGGATTGAAATGGATGTGAATTCACAGGATTCTGTTGATTCTGCAGTGAGAGATATTTTAGCAGAACACAATCATATTGATGTCTTGATCCATAATGCAGGACATATGGTCGTTGGTCCAGCAGAGGCATTTACGCCTGAACAACTAGCCGATATGTACAATATTAATGTGTTATCGACTCAACGTGTTAATCGTTCTGTGCTTCCTAACATGCGGAAACGTGGACAAGGCTTGATTATTTGGGTGTCTAGCTCAAGTGTAAAAGGTGGAACACCACCTTACTTAGCGCCTTATTTTGCTGCAAAGGCTGGTATGGAATCATTAGCAGTATCATATGCGGCTGAATTGGCCCGTTTTGGAATAGAAACTTCAATCGTAGTACCAGGTTCATTTACTAGTGGAACGAATCATTTTCTTAACGCTGGTCAGCCACAAGACAAACATATACAAGAAGAATATGATGCTAAGTACAGTGGTTTAATAGATCAAATAAGTGAAAAGCTCGCTGCTATTTCTCCAGAGGACGCTGATGTATCCATGGTATCTGATGAAATTGCACGTATTGTTTCTCTACCAAAAGGTGAAAGACCATATCGAGTACACATTGATCCAGCGGATGATGGCTCAGAAGAGGTCTCAATAGTTGCTGATCGAATTCGAACAGAATTCCTCACTAGAGTAGGATTAGATGATCTACTTCCAAAAACGAGTGAACGAGCTGCTGATATAAAATAA
- a CDS encoding LysR family transcriptional regulator substrate-binding protein translates to MHQCRKILDKTSEQIGKPLEPIIETSSIESILNLVRRGVDRSVVSRTLYEFHETGDLYFQRIEKPSLNGEVYLTMKKNSFINYATRGFMELLINEIEKLQFNVEKYSIDTLKSLIR, encoded by the coding sequence ATGCATCAATGTAGAAAAATACTTGATAAGACTAGCGAGCAGATTGGTAAACCTTTAGAACCTATTATTGAAACGTCTAGTATTGAATCTATTTTGAATCTAGTTCGAAGGGGTGTTGATCGTAGTGTTGTTTCACGTACACTATACGAATTTCATGAGACAGGTGATTTATATTTTCAACGAATTGAAAAGCCATCTTTAAATGGGGAAGTTTATCTTACAATGAAAAAGAACAGTTTTATAAATTATGCAACACGTGGTTTTATGGAGTTGTTAATAAATGAAATAGAGAAGCTGCAATTTAATGTAGAAAAGTATTCCATCGATACTTTAAAAAGCCTCATTAGATAG
- a CDS encoding HD domain-containing protein produces the protein MLNEVAGIKIPDSILAKNARDILREHGNDLLWNHSNRAFLFGAIAGKKANKKYDLELLYISALFHDLGLTKEYSSPDLRFEVDGANAARSFLQQYHVPDESIRLVWDAVALHTTVGIAEHKESEVSLLNSGVSLDVIGKGFEQFPADLREEIVKAFPRNNFKQDIIPAFNEGFKHKPETTFGNMNEDVIKHYRPEYKNKNFCECILHSPWKN, from the coding sequence ATGCTTAATGAAGTAGCGGGTATTAAAATTCCGGATTCTATATTAGCAAAGAATGCAAGAGATATTTTGAGGGAGCACGGAAATGATTTATTATGGAATCATTCAAATCGTGCATTTCTATTTGGTGCCATTGCGGGAAAAAAGGCAAATAAGAAATATGATTTAGAGTTACTATATATCAGTGCATTATTCCATGATTTAGGGTTAACAAAAGAGTATAGCAGTCCAGATTTACGATTTGAAGTAGATGGAGCAAATGCTGCAAGAAGCTTTTTGCAACAATATCACGTTCCAGATGAGTCGATTCGTCTTGTATGGGATGCAGTAGCATTGCATACAACAGTTGGTATAGCAGAACATAAAGAATCTGAAGTATCATTACTGAACTCAGGTGTTTCTTTAGATGTTATAGGGAAAGGTTTTGAACAATTTCCAGCTGACTTGAGAGAAGAAATTGTAAAAGCATTCCCACGTAATAATTTCAAACAGGATATTATTCCAGCTTTTAATGAAGGTTTTAAGCACAAACCAGAAACTACTTTTGGCAATATGAACGAAGATGTTATTAAACATTATAGGCCGGAATATAAAAATAAGAATTTCTGTGAGTGTATATTACATTCACCTTGGAAAAATTAA
- a CDS encoding amino acid permease, which yields MKNTALASQTDVQAASDGKQLERKLKPRHLSMIAIGGTIGTGLFLASGSIIHTAGPGGAVAAYIIAGIMVFFLMTSLAEMAAFIPITGSFSTYTSRFVDPALGFAIGWNYWYTNAIVVALELAASSLIMKFWLPSVPGIIWSALFLALIFGLNILSVKGYGESEFWFAIIKVLTIIIFIALGLSMIFGIMGGHAVGFENFTKGEAPFKGGFLSIISVFMVVGFAFQGTELVGIAAGESENPRKNIPKAIKQIFWRLLLFYVLAIIVIGFLISYDDPRLLNSDIDDIAVSPFTLVFQNAGLAFAASVMNVVILTSVLSAGNSAMYGASRVLWVLAKEGKAPSFLKRVNAGGIPVNAVYFSTVVGMAAFLTSLFGAGSIYTWLLNAAGLSGFISWLGISITHYRFRKAFIAQGRDLKDLPYVSKWYPFGPILATILCATAILGQNYSAFFGPEIDWYGILISYIGLPLFLLAFLGYKIVKRTKMIPLQEADFSNQE from the coding sequence ATGAAAAATACCGCACTCGCATCACAAACAGATGTCCAAGCAGCTTCTGATGGAAAACAACTGGAGCGCAAGCTCAAACCAAGGCATCTTTCCATGATTGCAATCGGCGGAACCATCGGAACGGGACTATTTCTAGCGAGCGGTTCCATCATTCATACTGCGGGTCCTGGAGGAGCTGTAGCTGCCTATATAATTGCCGGAATCATGGTTTTCTTTCTGATGACAAGCTTAGCGGAGATGGCCGCCTTTATTCCTATTACAGGCTCTTTTAGCACCTATACATCAAGGTTTGTCGATCCGGCTTTGGGATTTGCGATCGGATGGAACTATTGGTATACCAATGCAATCGTAGTCGCCCTGGAATTAGCAGCTTCCTCCCTGATCATGAAATTTTGGCTGCCGTCTGTCCCTGGTATCATTTGGAGCGCATTATTTCTTGCGCTCATATTTGGCCTGAATATTTTATCGGTAAAAGGGTATGGAGAATCAGAATTCTGGTTTGCCATTATCAAGGTTTTGACGATTATCATTTTTATAGCACTAGGATTATCAATGATTTTTGGAATAATGGGCGGTCATGCTGTAGGTTTTGAAAATTTCACCAAAGGGGAAGCACCGTTTAAAGGTGGCTTTTTATCCATTATAAGTGTCTTTATGGTGGTTGGATTTGCTTTTCAAGGCACCGAGTTAGTAGGAATTGCAGCCGGGGAGAGTGAAAACCCGAGAAAAAATATTCCCAAGGCTATTAAGCAAATCTTCTGGAGACTCCTCTTGTTTTATGTATTGGCGATCATTGTGATTGGATTTTTAATCAGCTATGACGATCCGCGTTTGTTAAACTCGGATATTGACGATATTGCGGTAAGCCCTTTCACTCTAGTTTTTCAAAACGCAGGGCTTGCCTTTGCTGCCTCCGTTATGAATGTGGTCATTCTTACTTCTGTTCTTTCAGCAGGCAATTCCGCCATGTACGGAGCTTCTCGCGTCCTTTGGGTGCTGGCGAAAGAAGGAAAAGCCCCTTCGTTTCTAAAAAGAGTGAATGCAGGCGGCATTCCAGTGAACGCTGTGTATTTTTCTACCGTCGTTGGGATGGCAGCTTTTTTAACCTCTCTTTTCGGTGCAGGCAGTATTTATACCTGGTTATTAAACGCTGCAGGATTATCCGGTTTTATATCCTGGTTAGGAATTTCGATTACACATTATCGTTTCCGGAAGGCTTTTATTGCACAAGGAAGAGATTTGAAAGATTTGCCTTATGTATCAAAATGGTATCCATTCGGTCCGATATTAGCCACAATTTTATGTGCTACGGCTATCCTGGGACAAAATTACTCTGCTTTTTTCGGCCCTGAGATTGACTGGTATGGAATTTTAATTTCTTATATCGGGCTTCCTTTATTTCTCCTGGCTTTTCTAGGCTATAAAATCGTAAAGCGAACAAAAATGATTCCATTGCAAGAAGCTGATTTCAGTAATCAGGAATGA
- a CDS encoding aspartyl-phosphate phosphatase Spo0E family protein: MLSLNEMISKIDYLRTRLIEIGMLLGLSHPETIKSSQELDKLLYKFQMNISK; the protein is encoded by the coding sequence ATGTTATCACTTAACGAAATGATAAGTAAGATTGATTACTTGAGAACTCGTTTAATTGAAATCGGTATGTTACTAGGCCTTTCTCACCCCGAAACTATTAAATCTAGTCAAGAGTTAGATAAGTTGTTGTACAAATTTCAAATGAACATATCAAAATAG
- a CDS encoding M24 family metallopeptidase: MNHSLDKRHLALRKAERKAEELFRAIEEKGILRGGVTEKQINREIYELAFQMYGIKKYWHKRIVRAGRNTLYPYRENPPDLTVSDEDIIFLDFGPIFEDWEADFGRTYVLGGDPVKLKLRNDIEQAWEEGKAFFQSNPTITGSELFSFACDLAKKYGWEYGGPHAGHLIGEFPHERVQGEEVENYIHPDNNVSMREPDKNGQPRDWILEIHFIDRELEIGAFFEQLLTVE; encoded by the coding sequence TTGAATCATTCCCTAGATAAGAGACATTTAGCATTACGAAAAGCTGAAAGGAAGGCTGAAGAACTATTCAGAGCCATTGAAGAAAAAGGGATACTACGTGGTGGTGTAACTGAAAAACAAATCAATCGAGAAATTTATGAATTGGCCTTTCAAATGTATGGAATCAAGAAATATTGGCATAAACGCATTGTGCGAGCTGGAAGGAATACATTATATCCTTATAGAGAAAATCCACCAGATTTAACCGTGTCGGATGAAGATATAATCTTTCTTGACTTTGGTCCCATCTTTGAAGATTGGGAAGCTGATTTTGGCCGGACATACGTCCTTGGAGGAGATCCAGTCAAATTAAAACTACGTAATGATATTGAACAGGCTTGGGAAGAGGGAAAAGCCTTCTTTCAATCCAATCCTACTATCACAGGCAGTGAACTCTTCTCATTTGCTTGTGATCTTGCCAAAAAATATGGATGGGAATATGGAGGTCCACATGCTGGTCATCTGATTGGTGAGTTTCCTCACGAACGAGTCCAAGGAGAAGAAGTTGAAAACTATATTCATCCTGACAATAATGTTTCGATGAGAGAACCTGATAAGAACGGACAACCGCGAGATTGGATTCTGGAGATACATTTTATTGATCGGGAACTGGAAATCGGTGCTTTCTTCGAGCAGCTACTAACAGTTGAATAG
- a CDS encoding ferredoxin, which translates to MTKFTWVDQDTCIACGACGAAAPEIFDYNDEGLAYVILDENQRDCEVPDELLDDLNDALEGCPTDSIKISDHTFTGEKKKCVIFV; encoded by the coding sequence ATGACGAAGTTCACATGGGTAGATCAAGACACCTGTATCGCGTGTGGCGCATGTGGAGCGGCTGCACCAGAAATTTTTGATTATAACGATGAAGGGTTAGCTTACGTGATCCTAGACGAAAATCAAAGGGATTGTGAAGTACCAGATGAGCTATTGGATGATTTAAATGATGCTCTTGAAGGTTGCCCTACAGATTCGATTAAAATTTCAGACCATACATTTACAGGAGAAAAGAAAAAATGTGTTATTTTTGTATGA
- a CDS encoding NAD(P)/FAD-dependent oxidoreductase, with product MEEKILDITIIGGGPVGLFTAFYAGMRQASVKVIESLPHLGGQLSALYPEKYIYDIAGFPKVRAQELVDNLIEQMSLFKDNTTICLGQSVLQIEKKDGIFTIKTENETHYSKAIIITAGNGAFQARKLPIKTSEKQESLNVHYFVNDLSRFAGKRVVVFGGGDSAVDWALMLESIAEKVTLVHRREKFRAHEHSVTLLEESKVDIVTPYVPIRLVGNNAVEKVVLEDVKGKSELEIEVDDVLVNYGFVSLLGPIKNWDLVIESNSILVNSKMETNIEGIYAAGDICTYEGKVKLIATGFGEATTAVSNAKVYVEPSAKVQTLHSTSLMENKKDKVRV from the coding sequence ATGGAAGAAAAGATATTAGATATTACCATTATTGGTGGAGGACCGGTCGGGTTATTTACAGCTTTTTATGCAGGGATGAGACAAGCATCTGTTAAAGTCATCGAGAGTTTGCCTCACTTAGGAGGCCAGCTTTCTGCTTTATATCCCGAGAAGTATATTTACGATATAGCTGGATTTCCAAAAGTGCGCGCTCAGGAATTAGTGGATAACTTAATTGAACAAATGAGTCTATTTAAAGATAATACAACCATTTGCCTTGGACAATCTGTTCTACAGATTGAAAAAAAGGATGGAATCTTTACGATCAAAACAGAGAATGAAACTCATTATTCAAAAGCTATTATTATTACTGCTGGAAATGGGGCTTTTCAAGCAAGAAAGTTACCCATAAAAACGTCAGAAAAACAGGAAAGTTTGAATGTTCACTATTTTGTAAATGATTTAAGTCGATTTGCTGGGAAAAGAGTGGTCGTATTTGGTGGAGGCGACTCTGCTGTTGATTGGGCTCTAATGTTAGAATCGATTGCTGAAAAGGTTACACTTGTTCATCGACGTGAAAAGTTTCGTGCACATGAGCATAGTGTGACTCTGCTAGAAGAATCGAAAGTTGATATAGTTACACCATATGTTCCTATTCGTCTAGTTGGCAATAACGCAGTGGAAAAAGTAGTGCTTGAAGATGTTAAAGGGAAAAGCGAATTAGAAATCGAAGTTGATGATGTTTTAGTCAATTATGGATTTGTTTCATTATTGGGACCAATTAAAAATTGGGATCTCGTAATTGAAAGCAATTCTATATTAGTTAATTCGAAAATGGAAACCAATATTGAAGGAATTTATGCTGCAGGAGACATTTGTACGTATGAGGGAAAAGTAAAATTGATTGCAACTGGATTCGGTGAAGCAACTACAGCAGTGAGCAATGCAAAAGTTTATGTAGAACCTTCAGCTAAAGTGCAGACCCTGCATAGCACAAGCTTAATGGAAAACAAAAAAGATAAAGTACGAGTTTGA
- a CDS encoding LysR family transcriptional regulator — protein MIITQYEAFLKTIELKSLTRAAEVLGYTQSGISHMLNALETSCGFKLLTRDRSGVRITSEGQQLFPYFQSVCNSHKILSEKINEMHRLESGLIRIGTFTSVSVQWLPSIIKKFRTDYPKIQFELLHGTNEEIEEWIIQGRVDCAFILLPSTKQLETIFLKRDPFVAVLPENHPHAKNAFFPISSLSKYPYIKIDERDDDKISEIFKIHQINPDVHFVEDDVYAIIAMVENGLGISILPELVLKNTSQKIISKELENPAYRDLAIAFKDKSLISDSAQKFLTYIQLWISEEYGLQTLSDNNL, from the coding sequence ATGATTATTACTCAATACGAAGCCTTTTTGAAAACCATAGAGTTGAAAAGCTTAACAAGGGCAGCCGAGGTACTAGGTTATACCCAATCTGGTATCAGCCATATGCTCAACGCCTTAGAAACAAGTTGTGGTTTTAAATTACTTACCCGTGACCGTTCAGGGGTTCGCATCACCTCAGAAGGACAGCAATTATTTCCGTATTTTCAGTCAGTTTGTAATAGTCATAAAATTCTATCTGAAAAAATTAATGAAATGCACAGACTGGAATCAGGGCTCATCAGAATTGGTACGTTCACAAGCGTGTCGGTACAATGGCTGCCCAGTATTATCAAGAAGTTCAGGACCGATTATCCTAAAATACAATTCGAATTATTACACGGCACTAACGAGGAAATTGAAGAATGGATTATTCAAGGACGTGTTGATTGTGCTTTTATACTGCTACCTTCAACCAAGCAATTAGAAACTATATTCCTTAAGAGAGATCCTTTTGTCGCTGTTTTACCAGAAAATCACCCACATGCCAAAAATGCCTTTTTCCCCATTTCATCATTATCAAAATATCCGTATATTAAGATAGATGAAAGAGATGATGATAAAATTTCAGAGATATTTAAAATTCATCAAATTAATCCAGATGTTCATTTTGTTGAAGATGATGTTTACGCAATCATTGCAATGGTTGAAAACGGATTGGGAATAAGTATATTACCGGAATTAGTACTGAAAAATACATCACAAAAAATAATCAGCAAGGAATTGGAAAACCCCGCATACAGAGACTTAGCGATTGCATTTAAGGACAAAAGTTTAATTTCGGACTCAGCACAGAAATTCTTAACGTATATACAATTATGGATTTCCGAAGAGTATGGATTGCAAACCTTATCTGATAATAATCTTTAA
- a CDS encoding ABC transporter ATP-binding protein, whose amino-acid sequence MSRTKSIISLKNIIWRRNGKLLLNGVSWEVQKGEHWALLGLNGSGKTSLLKMITGYQWPNSGEVSVLGNLFGKTNIPELRKSIGWVSSSLDQEYQSRPNDTALEVVLSGKFASIGLYEEITEEDVKKAKALLDQFRIKLLSNQFIHTLSQGEKRKVMIARALMSSPQLLILDEPCNGLDIYSKEELLTSIEDMTAVPNGPTILYVTHHIEEIVPSITHAMLINSGNVMDKGEKRDVLTESLLEKTFHVPVKVEWENERPWIRIKSLLLNEKK is encoded by the coding sequence GTGAGTCGAACGAAAAGCATCATTTCACTTAAAAACATTATCTGGAGACGAAATGGAAAGCTGTTATTGAATGGGGTTTCATGGGAGGTCCAAAAAGGGGAACATTGGGCTCTTCTAGGACTAAATGGATCAGGGAAAACATCTCTTTTAAAAATGATTACAGGTTATCAATGGCCGAATAGTGGTGAAGTGTCCGTTTTAGGAAATCTTTTTGGAAAAACGAATATTCCTGAACTGCGGAAATCCATCGGCTGGGTCAGTTCCTCATTAGATCAGGAATATCAGTCACGCCCAAATGATACAGCACTTGAAGTAGTCCTAAGCGGAAAATTTGCTTCAATTGGATTATATGAGGAAATTACAGAGGAAGATGTAAAGAAAGCAAAAGCATTACTTGACCAATTCAGAATCAAACTTTTATCTAACCAATTTATCCACACACTCTCTCAAGGTGAAAAAAGAAAAGTAATGATTGCAAGGGCCCTCATGTCTTCACCGCAATTATTAATCTTAGATGAGCCTTGCAATGGACTGGATATTTACTCTAAAGAAGAGCTATTAACATCTATTGAAGATATGACTGCTGTACCAAACGGCCCAACCATTTTATATGTTACACATCATATTGAAGAAATTGTACCATCTATAACCCATGCTATGTTAATCAATTCGGGGAACGTTATGGATAAAGGAGAAAAAAGGGACGTATTAACCGAATCATTATTGGAAAAGACCTTTCATGTCCCAGTCAAAGTAGAATGGGAGAATGAGCGTCCCTGGATCCGGATAAAATCCCTGTTATTAAATGAAAAAAAATAA